The Strix uralensis isolate ZFMK-TIS-50842 chromosome 5, bStrUra1, whole genome shotgun sequence genome segment atacatggtAAGGCATGTTTCTTACATTaaaggattttgattttttttcttgtgtatttaCAGGAATCTTTGCCTTTAAATGTGCCCGTGCAGAAGAACTATTTAATATGCTGCAAGAGATAATGCAGAATAATAGCATAAATGTGGTAGAAGAACCAGTAGTAGAAAGGAATAATCATCAAACTGAGTTGGAAGCTCCTAGAACCCCTCGAACACCTACCAGTAAGTATAGTTATACTGTCAGATGATGTCCCTGAATGTAATGTGGTACTTcgctgaaaacagcatttaatttgcattaaatctttaagtaattaaaaagaaaactaatttaaagCTAAGAGGCTAATTACCAGTAATGCATTCTCTTGAGGTACTTGCTGAGGATTCTCTTTCAAGAATCCTAAGTCTTGAGAGCAAAACTGCCATAGTCAAGTTCTTCAGCTTTAAGAAACAAGGTCTGGGTACTTAGTTGTTGCATAAGACTGCTGTTTCACTGAATTATGAATACATCTATTGAATTGCTTTATAATATAGCGCCGTATTTTACTTGTATCATTTCTGAGAAATGTTGATGTTGGGCAATGTTCCAACctttttattagggaaaaaaaaaaagtaatggtaaTATCACATCTACAGTGGGTTTagaatctttcttttgctttgagTAGATGGATGAGTAGATAGAGTGAAATCCTTTCAAAAATACCAGAAGATTTTTGGTAATCTCAGGCAGATGGTTTGATATTTGAAACTAAGAATTCCAGGTTATTGATGATTTCAGAGAAATGGAAGCTTAAGTAATTAACTCTCTGTTTGTTAGGGAGATGTTGTTAATGGTAAAAGAGAAGTTGGATAGGGAGTTTACTGGGAGGACTGTGGTCTGTAATTCACATAGATTTCAGTGGTTGCTTCAGACATGTTTCCCAGTAAATACCGGGATTCTATACTCTGcaatttgttttccctttccttccccccaaCAAAATTGAATCTTGTGAATATTTAATAttgttttactattttaatttctcttttgaaaattgaaaaatgaagatgtaaagCATCTTACTCATATACAGTAAAATGTTCTATTTTAATatggttttgcttgttttctaaTTGAATCAGCTCCTGGGTTCAATGCACAAAGTTTACCTAACGGCTATCCCAGATATCCGTCTTTTGGAGATGCTTCATCACATCCTTCCAGCAGACATCCTTCTGTCGGAAGTGCACGCCTCCCCTCTGTTGGTGAAGAATCAACACATCCTTTACTTGTAGCAGAGGAGCAAGTGGGTATCTTTTTCCCCTCATATAACTTAGGTTCTACATTAGTTCAGATTCttctaatgcttgttctgtaggctttcatttgtgtttttcaGTATCAGGTGTAATGTATTTCTACTGTATGTTAGCTACCTCAGAAGAGTGTTTGCTTTACCTCTTGAAAATAATACTTTGTAGGATAGTTTGCTGAGAAAAAGTAACTATTTTAAGTTGCCCTCCATATTTATATGCAAACAAAGATATAGAAAGCATGTATTTGTATATGTTCTTTCCACaaatttcagtaattatttttaaacacatgaaTTGTACTTTATAATGAGACATCCTGGTCAAAAAGCTTCTTTACATGTAAGTCTTCTATTTGGCAAATAGAAATCATGGAATTGTTTAAGTTAGAAGGGAGCTCTAGAGTCTCTGGGTCAAATTTTAAAGTTAGAGGCGGCTGCACAGAGCCTTGTCCTGTCATGCTTTGACTACTCTAAACAAGAGGATTCCACAGTGTCTCTGAGCCATGtgttccaatgtttcaccaccTTTGTTGTGAAAGCATTTCTCCCTAATAtgtaatcagatttttttcctgttacagcTGGTGTTCATTGCCCGTTAGCCTTTTGCTGAACATCTCTAAAAACGGTCTGGCTCTGTCTTGTCTTTATCTATTAGGTAGTTGAAAACAGTTAGGTGGTTTCCTGGCTTTCTCATAAGACTGAACAAGGATGGtgctctcagcttctccttgtaTGTCACATGGTCCAGCCCCTCTAATCATGGCTCGCCACTAGACTTGCTCCAGTATGGTggtgtctgtcttgtactggggagctcagatTCGGTCTCATAAGTGCTGAATTGACAGTACTAATCACTTTCCTTAACCTACTGGTTGTGCATTTGCTAACACAAACCAATATGCACATCTGGTTTTCactgctgcaagggcacactgctgacttgCATTCAATTTACCATCCACCCAGATCCCTTGGTGCTTTTCTGCAAGGCTGTTTTCAAGTCAGTTGGTGCCTAGCCTGTACTGTTGGTGGTGTTCCATACCAGGCACTGGTCTTTGTATTTGCTATtgctgaacttcacaaggttTCTATGAGATAATTCTCCAGGCTGCTTAGATCCCTCTCAGTGGAAACCCTACCAACCTGGGATAGAGTGAAAACTTTCAGAGGGTGTGTTCTATCTTATCATTCAGGTTGTtgatgaaaatgttaattaactTCAATAAAACGTAATGTGGTTTAGGAAGACTCTCACATGTGGCAAGAAAGTGTTGGAAACCAGAGAACGTAACCAGAGCAAAGTGCAGTGAACTGTCTTGTGGGAAAGGATTTGTTAGGAGCCCCCACAGAAGAGTCCAAGTGTTATTGTTGGAGTTATTGAAGAGTAAATGAGTTTAAAGAATTGGTGCAGGAGTCAAGTAGAGATTGACAGAGAAGTTGGGAAGGCTGCTGctgtaaaatactatttttgctGTTTGGATTAAAAATTAGAGGAGGAATCCATTACTCCAGTTTTTCCCATTCAGCCTTGTGTTGATCCACTGTGGGAACTTGGAGGGATAACCTAGTGGTGTATTCCTGCCTTGCCTTAGTGGCATGTGGTGCCAGCTCCTGCTCCTTTTTAATTCTGAGAGCCACAGTTCATATGGAATTGTAtatttttctacttcagtttCTGGTATTAGGAGGCTGTTGGCTCTTGAAGAAAGAATGAACTGTTATTCCAGTAGAGCCAATCTCTCTTCTTATTGCCTGAGTAGTACACAAGGTGAGatcttgggggttttttaggtcttttttttttttcctcttttaaaatggACCATAGATTTCCTTTGCAGTGTGGAAATTACAAAGATAAATTTAGCCAAAGCAGCTAATGAACTGTTGGTCACTGTCATGGTAAAGGACAACAAAGTAGAGCTCTCTTTCACTGATTTGTCCAAGTGAACTAATGAGTTAAGTTGGAGCAGTCCAAGGTTGCCCTgatcagagcagagctggaataGAACTGGAAAAGCTGTAATTAGAGCACAACTGagataaaacattaaattaaaataattactaatGTAAGATGtaaattctgttcttctgttaGAGTAACATTAACAAAACCAGGAACaaaatttcaggggaaaaaaccccaaactgagcACAGTTCAGCAAAATGTGAGAGATGACCTTTGCTCTTAAGCAGCTGCTATCACTAGATTTGGTTTTCAggtattttgattaaaaaagtgGGGGGTTAAGAAGGAAATAAgtttggagagggaaaaaaaaaagtgcaaatagcattggaatttccttttttttcttccccttttagGTGCACACTTATGTCAACACTACTGGGGtacaagaggaaagaaaaaatcgATCAAGTGTGCATGCGCCACTGGAATCAAAgctttcaaacactgaaacaactAAAGTGAAAGAAGATCAGATGTATGCTGATGACAGAGATGCTCAGGTTCTCCTGGAGCCTGAAGGAGTCAAGTTTGTTTTAGGACCAACACCTGTTCAGAGGCAGTTAATGGAAAGAGAGAAACTGGAGCAACTTGGGAGAGACCAAGTTAGCGGCAGCAGCACAAACAACACTGAATGGGACACTGGGTACGACAGTGATGAACGTAGAGAAACACCATCTGGTAATAAATTAgtgtatgaaaatataaatagGTTATCAATCCCTAGTGCCTCAGGGGTCAGGAGAGGTCGTTTGACATCAACCAGTACCTCAGACACCCAGAACATTAACAACTCTGCTCAGAGGAGAACTGCGCTGTTGAACTATGAGAACTTGCCATCCTTGCCTCCTGTTTGGGAAGCCCGCAAGCTGAGTAGAGATGAAGATGACAGTTTAGGACCAAAGACCCCATCTCTGAATGGCTACCACAATAACCTAGATCCAATGCATAATTATGTCAATACAGAGAATGTAACAGTACCAGCAAGTGCTCATAAAGTAGAATTTACACGACGTCGGGACTGTACCCCAACAGTCTTTAACTTTGACATTAGGCGTCCAAGTTTAGAACACAGGCAGCTCAACTATATACAGGTTGACTTGGAAGGTGGTAGTGACTCCGACAACCCTCAGACTCCAAAAACTCCCACCACTCCACTTCCACAAACTCCAACCAGGCGCACAGAGCTGTATGCTGTGATAGACATTGAAAGAACTGCTGCTATGTCAAGCTTGCAAAAAGCACTGCCCCGAGATGATGGTACTTCTAGGAAAACTAGACATAACAGTACTGACCTGCCTATGTGAGCCTGGAAAGCATTAAATCATTTGCACCTTTTGTGAAGTTTATGAAATTGAAGATGcaaatactttgcatttcttaACACTAACGCCTTTTATAGACTAATAGAGCTTTTTCTGCATACTTCATGTACTTGTCTAACTAAAGGGAATTAATGTAGAGCAAGTATTCATTTAGGTAACACTATTTCATTCTACAGTAGTAGTAATTACTGCATAGCAGCATCACCACCTTTCACAGTGCCTCTTTAAATTGATTAGAGTCTGAGTGACATGCCGGTTTTGAATTTATAAATATTCTGGTCTGGTGCCTATACTCATTAATGGCAATTATAACACTTTTTAAAGCCTCTTGATATGTGCATTATTAGCAGGTAAACCTAATTTTTCAAGATACCTATCTTGCGTTCATTCCTCATTGAAGTGGCTCCTCCAGAATGAAATGTATGTAATGCATTAATTCACTCAGTTTGACGTACACGATATATTGGTTCATCTCAAGGGATATAAACAACACACCTtttttgtctgtctcttttttttttttttttttttttttttttttaggaccgCGTGGGCAAGGCGGCCTCTAATTTCTGATAGTTTTCTTAACTTGTGTGATATTTGAGAGGTCACATCGAAGTTCATTGATCAGAGCTATTAATGCATCTAAACCTAGCCTTAAGCTCCTTCTGCTAGAAGAGAATTCCAAGTAGCGTAAAGTTCCCTGTGAAATCTTGACAGAATTTTAATCTCATtagagttttggggggtttttttgtgaaggaATTCACAGGTTGGCTGAATGAATTAAGGCTCTCTTGCCATTTCTTAGTTCAGTGTGCCTTCCTTTCTTTGcgtttgtgtgtttcttttttatctgttCGTAATGTCttgttttaaaagtcaaaattttGTACATAGCTTTAATTATTGTTCAGGGTCGTTTATGTGTTTGTCTTGCTCTGCGTTTGACAAAGAAAGACTCTTGAAGGTCAAATGGTTGTCTTTGTCCAGTGTTCTACTTTTTTATGCCTGACAGAAATATCCCAGCTCTCCAGCAGCATGCATTATTGCACAACTGGAAAGGTTTATTATGCAGTTATTGTCTTCCTCTAAAGCATCAGACACAGGTTACACGGGAGGCAGGGTACTGGACTTGATTGTTCTTTATAGAAAATTGTACATTCTAGCAATGTGCATCCATAGTTGATAGTATAATTTAGAAAGATATGTATTAAATTATCTGAAGGTAGTATTATCTACAAgcatatttcatttccttttgcagTTGGTGAACTTGGTTACAATGATGGCTGCTCAGTGTTACAGGTACATCCAGGTAGAATGTTGTTTGTTGAATATGCCAGATGCACCCTTAGCAGaaatttgtttggggtttttttaatactctgaATAATTTTAGAATTCTGGCAGTATTGCAGGTGCACCTTGGTACTAGCAGCAGAAGAGATTACTTTTGAGCCTGTGATTGCAAAGGAACTAACACTTGTGTGAACTGGTGTGATGTAAAATAACCCTTGAACTGTGAGTGAggaaaaacatgcaagaaaagcCATTTGGAGATCTGAGAAAGAATTGAGGGTCTTCATGCAATATTTGAATTGAAGTTTTATAAAAAACAAACTACAATTATTCTCTGTCTTTTAAATTGGAGTGTATTCCTCTTTAGTCTTATCTCAGTTTAGCAGTGGCAGCAGTGGTAGCACCTGAAGTACATGCATCTTGCCACACCATTAGGGGATATCAGGCTACCTTTTCACTCTTGACTTTCATCATTCTTCACAGACTATGGTACTGAAATACCAGATGCACAAAGAACATAATTTGCAGGGGCAAAAGGTGGGACTCATTGAGACCATTGTGAGGAACTtcaatgagattaaaaaaaacctcattaatGTTTTTGTGGTTAACCTATGCATACTCTTATGATAGACCCAGTGACTTGTGGGGAGACCTTGGTACTCAAGAAGGTAATGACTACATAGAGCTAGATATTTTACAGGTCTGCAGCGTTAGTGCTCCTTCACATCTTTGCCATTGCCTCACCTTATGCTATGCACCAGTCTTTGTACTGAAGAGAAATTGCCAAGTATTTGCAAAATACTGAGTTAATGATACTGGCGTGATTCTTCTTAACTTTTAGCTCACTTAAATTTGTGAGCTGAACTAATGCTTCAGCATGTGTTTTAAGGCAAACGTGTTTGATCTAGCTAACTGCCTAGAAATATTTGGTCCTCATCTGTATAGTATGGGTATTTTGGAAATACTAATTACTTGGACCCTTAAAACACACCTGTGAGGCAGGGCAGTAATACTCTTAATTGACAAGTAGGGAAACAGAGGCTTCAGGTAGATGCTAAGTGACCTGCTGAAATTACAACAACCAGCCATATCCCTCCTTAGTTCTGCTGCACTGTCCTGTGCAGGCAGGCTGAATAGTCTTAGATGCAAGGGATGGTGTGagtagtttgggggtttttttatgttgttgCAAGTTTCACAGTACTTCATAGGGAGTGTTTTCTTAGCTCTGGTCCCCAGAATTGAGAATGTACTGGAATTTCAACTTTCTGTAGCCTTAATTAATTAACATGCCTGACAACTTGTTTTCCAGGACTATTTTTTTACCCTCTTACATTTTACAGGTGGGATAATGCTTTCTCATTTTGTGTATGCTGCAAACATACTGAGTAGTCCCTATTACCTGCGCTACTCATCTTTAGCATTCCTTATTTTCTGCCCCTTGAAGTAGATGTAGTTGCAATGCACTTTACCCTTTGAGACttggtaaatattttttcagttcagtctCTTTTAAAGGCTGTGATGTTAGGTTTAGTGTCTGTAATCTAGGATTCAGGTTTCAGCTGAAATCTCTCCACAGTATTTAGATCATATTTATTTTGGGCCCACAGGTGTATAGACTGAGAAACTACAAATATGTAACCATTTTCTTTAGTAACTGAGACATGGTAAGTTTACATAAACTAGGTCCTTCAAAAATGGCACCATTTCCATCAGTTCCACTTTTCATCCATAACATGCAGTTGGCTGCTACCCTTCAAGCACATTTGACAAGGGAAGGCCTTTAACTGTAGGTATTCCTTTAATACAGTCAATTGGGAAAGACATACATTAGTGAATCTTCTAAACAAGGAGACTGAGTTgataaaaaagatgaaatggCGACCAAAACTACATAATAAAGATTGTACTAGAAATATAGTTAGTGAGAATCCATTGGTTatatcaggaaaatatttttttgtcaaattGATGTCAAGAGGAGGaccaatttttttaattttgtggtgTTTCTTGGTGACTTTGTAGAACAATATAAAAAAGACCATTCTTAAAACCTTAATTCTCattataacatttttttgtttcccccGATAAGTGCATTTTGCATATGACAGGGGTTGAATGTAATGGTGTGTCTTGAAGCACTATTCCTGTTCCTATTAAGTTCTACAGAACTCTTTTAGAAATCTTAAGTGTACAGATAGACATTTCATATCATAAACTGCTTAATTCACTCCCCCTTCCTGCCCTCCCAATGTTtggatatttgtgtgtgtgtttacgcCTCTGACTAGGGCTTGGGTGTAAAAAGGGCCACAGAAAGGTGTAAGCTGTACAAAGTCCAAACCAATGTCAGAACAGGGCTGCTCTTTTGCAGGTGAGAGACCAGCAGTTGATTTTGCTGGTTTTCTAACAGTGTGTGTTGGCTCAAAATCTGGCTAtcattgtttttgttttacaCTTTACCACTTCTCAATGAGACAGTCAGGAAGGAGAAGATTGTCTTTATTCACTGTTAGTGAAGTAAAAATGCAAGTTCTGATTGATGCCAGTTACTACTTTGAGCATATAATGATGTATTTGATTTGGACCTCTGTTTCTAAGCAGTATTCTCTTTGTTTAAGGTGGGATCAATGGTGAAATTCAATTTCTGCACTGTACTAATTTATTTAATGGCTGCAAATAAGATGGAACTGATTTAGTAGTGGACTTAAATCTGAAATTCTCCTATTTCCCCGAAATAAGTTTGGTCCTCCAGTTTGATAGGTAGAATTAGGTATTTTAAGAATTTAATGATAAGATCTTTCCCATCTTTTCCTTGAGGTAGCAATTCAGGCATTTATATTTGACAGTATTTACTTAATATAAACATAAGTTCatttatatctttattttaaattcacatacactccaaaaaaaaaaaaaatccagaagaaattcCACCACAAAAAACTGCGTTAAGATGGAGTTGGAGTTGCTGATGTCCTTCTGACAGAGCATATATTAAAAAGACAGGAAGTCATAAGTTAAGGTTCTTTCACAATCTTTAGGAATTACTTCCTCTTTTGGACAAGATaagtgaataataataaaaaaaattagcagctgtAACTCTGACCATGTATACATTATTTCTTGTGATACTGTGCTGTAAGGTATGTGACTG includes the following:
- the FRS2 gene encoding fibroblast growth factor receptor substrate 2 isoform X1 — protein: MGSCCSCPDKETVPDNHRNKFKVINVDDDGNELGSGIMELTDTELILYTRKRDSVKWHYLCLRRYGYDSNLFSFESGRRCQTGQGIFAFKCARAEELFNMLQEIMQNNSINVVEEPVVERNNHQTELEAPRTPRTPTTPGFNAQSLPNGYPRYPSFGDASSHPSSRHPSVGSARLPSVGEESTHPLLVAEEQVHTYVNTTGVQEERKNRSSVHAPLESKLSNTETTKVKEDQMYADDRDAQVLLEPEGVKFVLGPTPVQRQLMEREKLEQLGRDQVSGSSTNNTEWDTGYDSDERRETPSGNKLVYENINRLSIPSASGVRRGRLTSTSTSDTQNINNSAQRRTALLNYENLPSLPPVWEARKLSRDEDDSLGPKTPSLNGYHNNLDPMHNYVNTENVTVPASAHKVEFTRRRDCTPTVFNFDIRRPSLEHRQLNYIQVDLEGGSDSDNPQTPKTPTTPLPQTPTRRTELYAVIDIERTAAMSSLQKALPRDDGTSRKTRHNSTDLPM
- the FRS2 gene encoding fibroblast growth factor receptor substrate 2 isoform X2: MLQEIMQNNSINVVEEPVVERNNHQTELEAPRTPRTPTTPGFNAQSLPNGYPRYPSFGDASSHPSSRHPSVGSARLPSVGEESTHPLLVAEEQVHTYVNTTGVQEERKNRSSVHAPLESKLSNTETTKVKEDQMYADDRDAQVLLEPEGVKFVLGPTPVQRQLMEREKLEQLGRDQVSGSSTNNTEWDTGYDSDERRETPSGNKLVYENINRLSIPSASGVRRGRLTSTSTSDTQNINNSAQRRTALLNYENLPSLPPVWEARKLSRDEDDSLGPKTPSLNGYHNNLDPMHNYVNTENVTVPASAHKVEFTRRRDCTPTVFNFDIRRPSLEHRQLNYIQVDLEGGSDSDNPQTPKTPTTPLPQTPTRRTELYAVIDIERTAAMSSLQKALPRDDGTSRKTRHNSTDLPM